CGCCGACTTCCTGGAGCGCTTGGAGGTCGGCGACGACGGCGTCGTGTCCGCGATGCTGCCGGTGAACGCCGCCCTCTTCGGGCAGCAGCGGCTCCGCTTCCGCAGCCGCGTCGAACCGACCGAGGACGGCGGCGCCCTCGTCGGCCTCGACCTGGACGACGTGCCCGGCTGGGCGCGCGTCGGTGGGCGCGGCCGCGTCGAGCCGGACGGCGACGGGACCGTGCTGCGCTACGCGTTCGACGTCGAGATCCACCTGTCGTTGCCGACCAGCCGGCACTGGGGCGGGCGGGCCCTGCTGCGCATGATCGACGTCACCGCCGACGCCGTCCTCGCCAAGATCCAAGCGTCGTTCCCCGAAGCGGTGCGGGCCGCCGCCCAGGACGCCGCCCGCGAGGTCGACGCCGCCTGAGGGCGGCGCCCCCGGGGGGTCACTTCCCGACGCAGAAGTTCGCGAACACGTGCTCGAGCGTCGCTTCGGCGACGTCGCCGCGTCCCGTCAACGACGCCAGGTCCACCAGCGCGTCCTGGACGTCCATCGCCATCAGGTCGTCGGGGGCCTCCAGGGCCCGGGCGAGGGCCGCGTCGACGCGGCGGAGGACGTCGACGTGTCGGTCGCTCGTCACCCACACCTCCTCGCCGGTGGCGCTCCCCACCAGCGCCTCCGCCACGGCGTCCACCAACGCCTCCATGCCGTCGCCCGTGGTCGCGCTGACGGGGAGGGCGGCGGGGAGGCCGCCGCCGGGCGCGGCGGGGTCCCATGCGGGGGGCAGATCCCCCTTCGAGGCGACCGCGAGCGTCCGCCCCTGCGGGAGGCGGTCCCACAGCGCGCGGTCCTCCGCCTCCAGCGGGCGGCTCGCGTCCCACAAGCCCAGCACCAGGTCGGCGTTCTCGGCGAGGTCGAGCGCACGCTCGACGCCGACCGACTCGATCGCGTCGGGGCTCTCGCGCACCCCGGCGGTATCGATGGCGGTCACCGGGACGCCGCGCAGCTCGAGGGGCGCCTCCAGGTAGTCGCGGGTGGTGCCGGGCACGTCGGACACGATCGAACGGTCGAACCCCAGGAGGGCGTTCAGGAGGCTCGATTTGCCGGCGTTCGGGCGCCCAACGATCGCGAGCCGCGCGCCGCGGCGCGCGAGGGCGGCAGCGTCGGCGGTGGCGAGCAACGCCGCGATGCGCTCGCGGACCCCCATGATGCGCGGGCGCGGGTCGCGGAGCTCGACCCCCTCCTCGGGGTAATCGAGGACCGCCGTGACGTCGCCGTACGCCGCCGTGAGGGCAGCCTCGAGGTGGAGCAGCTCCTGCGACAGGCGTTCCGTGAGGCCGTCGGCGGCGCTGCGTCGCGCCCGCTCGCTGCGGGCCTCCACGACCGCGAGGACGCTTTCCGCCTGCACGAGGTCGAGCTTGCCGGCGAGGTACGCGCGGAGCGTGAATTCGCCCGGTCCGGCCGGTCGGGCGCCGGCGGCGAGGCACGCGTCGAGGACCGCTCGGAGCACCGCCGGCCCGCCGTGCGTCTGCAGCTCCACGGCGTCCTGCCCCGTGTAGCTGTGGGGGGCGCGGAACGGCAGCAACACCGCGTCGTCGAGCACCGCGCCGTCGCGCGTGACGCGGCCGGTCACGATGCGGCCGGCGGGCCGGGCGCTCGGGGGGCGACCGCGGCGCGGGCGGAAGACCGCGTCGGCGACGTCGAACGCGTCGGGGCCCGCGACGCGGACGATCCCGATCGCGCCCTCGCCGGCCGCGGTGGCGATCGCCGCGATCGTGTCGCCGGAGGGGGGTAACGCCATGCGGGAAGGGTCGCACGTCGGCCCGCCCGACGTCGTCGCGCACCGTGCGCCTTGGTATCCTCGGCGGCCCGAGGAGGGCGCCATGACCGGCATCGAGTTGCTGCAACGCGTCGCCACGCCGTGGCTGGACCGCGTCGCGATGATCGGGACGCACGTCGGGTCGGAGGCGTTCTTCGTCGCCGCGTTGAGCGTGACGTACCTGGCGATCGACGCGGGGGCGGGGCGCCGTCTGGCGCTGGCGGTGGTCGTGAGCCAGTGGACGAACCAGGCGCTCAAGGGGGTGGTGGACGCCCCCCGCCCGTTCGAGCTGGACCCGTCGCTCCTGCGGCTGCCCGGCGCGGCGGAGACCGCTCCGCACGCGTCGTTCCCCAGCGGGCACGCGCAGGTGAGCGCCACCTTCTGGACGTTCGCGGCGTGGCACGTCCGCCGTCGCCGCTTCGGACTGCTCGCCGTCGCGGGGGTCGTGGGCGTCGCCTGGACGCGGCCCTACCTGGGCGTGCACACGGTCCCCGACGTCCTGGCGGGGGTCGGGATCGGCGTCGCGATCGCCGCCGGGGCGGTCGGTCTGGTGGCGCTCGGCGTCCGCCTCCCAAGCGTCGCGGAGGGGGCCTTGGGCGTCGGCGTGCCGCTCGCCGGTGTCCTGCTGGTGCCGACGCCCGATGCGGCGCGGTTGGCGGGCGCCTTCGCCGGGGTCGCGACCGCGCCGTTGCTGCGTCGGCACGCGCCGCGCGGGGGTCCGCTGCGGCGGGCGGCGACCGCCGCCGCCGGGTTGGGCGCCGCGGCCGCCGTCCTGGCCGCCGGGAGCGCGGCCGCACGCCCCCTCGTCGCGGGCGGGGTCCCGCCCGCCGCGGTCGAGGCCGGGGTGACCCTCGCCGCGGTGTACGGCGCGTGGGTCGCCGCGCCGTGGACCGCCGACGCGCTGCTCGGGGGCGGCCTCCGGTGAGCGTCGCGCCGGACGGGCGCCGCGTCGCCCTCACGGTGGAGTTCGACGGGACCGACTTCCGCGGGTGGCAGTCGCAACCCACGGGGGAGCGGACGGTGCAGGACACCCTCGAGGCGGCCCTGGCGCGCCTCCCGGGCCCGCACGGGCGGGTGCACGCGGCCGGGCGGACCGACGCCGGCGTGCACGCGTTGGCGATGACGGCGCACGTCGACACCCGCAGCGCCCTCCCGCCGGAGAAGTTGCGGTTGGCGCTCGACGCGCACCTCCCTCGCGACGTGGCGGTCCTGGCGGTCGAGGACGTGCCGACGTCGTTCGAGGCGCAGTTCGGGGCGACGTACCGGCGGTACCTGTACCGCATGCGGGTCGTGCGCGACGCGCCGCGTGGGGTGGCGCTCGACCGCGCCCGGGTGTTGATGGTGCACGTGCCGCTGGACGTCGCCGCGATGCAGCGGGCGGCGCCTGCGTTCCTGGGGACGCGCGACTTCTCCAGCCTCGCGACGCAGGAGACCCGCTCGCGGGTTCGGACGCTGCTGCTGTGCGAGCTTCGCGAGCGCGACGGGGACCTCGAGCTGCACGTCGCGGCCGACGGGTTCCTGCGCGGCATGGTCCGTGCGATTGCGGGGACGTTGCTGCGCGTGGGCACCGGCCGGCTCGCGCCGGAGGCGATCCCCGCGATCCTCGAGGCGAAGGATCGGCGGCGCGCCGGCCAGGCGGTCGCGCCGTACGCGCTGTACTTCGTCGAGGCCGGCTACGCCCCCTGGGATGGGGCGCGCAGCGACGCGCGGTTGGCGCGCCTCCGGGGGCGGCCGGGGTAGGCTCCCGGCATGGCAGGCCCCCACTTTCGCGACGGGCACCCGTGGATGGTGGACGTCGGCGCGAAGGCCCCCAGCGCCCGCGTCGCCGTCGCCGAAGCCACCGTCCGCCTCCCCGCCGACGCCGTGCACGCCCTCGACGCTCCGAATGCGAAGGGCGACCCGGTCGCGGTCGCCGAGCTCGCCGGCATCCACGGATCGAAACGCACCGCCGACCTGATCCCGCTGTGTCACCCGCTGCCGCTCGACCGCTGCGAGGTCGTCGCGACCCGCGAAGGGGACGTCGTCCGCTTCACCGCGACCGCGGCGACGCACGCCCGGACGGGCGTCGAAATGGAGGCGATGACGGCGGCGAGCGTCGCGGCGTTGACGCTGTACGACATGCTCAAGAGCGTGTCCAAAGGCATCGCGATCGAGGCGGTGCGGTTGCTGTCGAAGGAGGGGGGAAAGAGCGGGGCATGGTCCGCGTCCGACCGCTCGACGTAAGCGACGGCGACGCCCTCGGCGCGTTCGCGGACGCGGCGCCCGGCCGGGGCGCGGTCGCGTTCTACGCCCGGACCGGGCACGCCTTCGTCGCCGAGGACGACGCCGGGATCGCCGGGTTCGCCCTCGCGGCGGCGGTCTGGGACGGGGAGCGCCCCACGGTGCGCCTCGCCCGCCTCGCGCTTCGTGCGCACGCCGAGGCGGACGAGGCGGACGCGGTCCGCGCCGCGTTGCTGGAGGCGGTCACGAAGAGCGCCTACGACGCGGCGGTGTACGACCTGGTCGCGGAGATCCCCGAGGGCGACGCCGCGACCGCGGCGTGGTTGGTGGCGGCGGACTGGACGGTCCGTCCGGTGACGACGTTCGTGCGGATCCTGGGGTCGCGCGGTGGGGGGGACCGCGGCGCGTGAGCGACGGGGGACTCCCCGTCACGTGGGTGGGGGTCGCGACGTTCGACGTGCACACCCCGGACGCGCGCAGCAAGAAGGACAAGCGGGGGGTCGTCACGCCGCTCGTCGAGCGGTTGCGGCGCCGCTACCCCGTGTCGGTGGCGCGCCTCGCGGGCGTCGATCGGCTCGACCGGGAGACGATCGGTCTGGTGGTGATCAACGCCGACGCCGCGCAGTGCCGCAGCGTGCTCGAGACGGCGACGGCGTACGCCGCGACGTTCGGTGCGCGCGTCGATGCGGTCCGCATCGACGTCGAGCGTTGGGATTGAGCGGCCCGCCGGGGTAGACTGGCGCCACCCAACCCGGTGGACGCGGTCGGTGTGCGGACGCCGGCACCCGAGCCCTCATCCGCGTCGCCTCGGAGGAGGTCCACGTGACGGCAACCCCTTCGCCCGACCCGTCGGGCACGGATTCGACCGACCCCACCCCGCTCGAGACCGCTGCGCCGGTCGATGCGACGCACGTCTCCGACGATGCGCTCGCGACCCTGATCGGCCTTGCGGCGCACGAGGTGCCCGGCGTCGTCGGGATGGCGCCCGCCGGCTTCGGGGACGGCATCCGCCGCATCCTCGGCGTCCGCCAGGCGGACGAGGGCGTCGAAATCGATCGCGAGCACGAGGACGACGCCCCCGACGTCGTCCTTCACGTCGTCGTCGCCTACGGCGTGAACATCCCGGTGGTCGCCGAATCGGTCGAGGAGCGCGTGCGTTACGCCTCCGAGCACTACGGAGGCGTCGAGGTCGCCGACGTCACGGTCCGGGTGGCGGGGGTGTCGCGTGATTGACGCCGCCCAACGCGAACCGGTGACCGCGACGTCGCTCGCGTCGGCCTTCGCCTTCGCGACCGACTGGTTGGGCGTTCACGTCGACGAAGTGAACGCCCTGAACGTCTACCCGGTGCCGGACGGCGACACCGGCACGAACATGCACCTCACCATGCAGAGCGTCCGCCGGCAGGTCGCCGACGAGGACCCGCAGGACATGGATCGCCTCGCGCACGCGCTCGCGTACGGTTCGCTGCTCGGCGCGCGCGGTAACTCCGGCGTGATCCTCTCGCAGATCCTGAAGGGCTTCGCCGACGGCATCAAGGGGGCCGACGCGCTGGACGAAACGACCCTCGTCAAGGCGCTGGAGCGCGCGACCGACGCGGCGTACGCCGCGGTCATGAAGCCGGTCGAGGGCACCATCCTCTCGGTGTGCAAGGCGCTCGGCGAGCGTGCGGCGCAGGTGGAGGGGGGCGAGGGCCCCGTCGCGCTGCTCGAGGTGGCGCACGCCGCGGGCGAAACCGCGCTCGAGCGGACGCCGGACCAACTGCCGCTGCTCAAGCAGGCCGGCGTCGTCGACGCCGGCGGGTTGGGCCTGCTCCGGATCGTGGAGGGGCTCATCGCGCACTTCGAACGGCGCGACCTGCCGCCCCCCCCGAAGGTCGAGCGGCGGGCGCAGGAACAGTTCGAGGAGGAGGCGTTCGGGTACTGCACCGAATTCCTGCTCTCCGACGTGGACGTCCCCACGAAGGTCATCCAGGAGCTCGTCGCGCCGTACGGCGACTCGTTGTTGGTGGTCGGTGCCGAGGGGTTCGTCAAGGGCCACATCCACACCGAGGAACCCGAGCGGCTCCTCGCCGAGGTCGGCCGGTACGGCCACATGGTGCGCTCGAAGGTCGACGACATGAGCGAGCAGCACAGCGAAATCCTGGCCGGCGTCGAGATGACCGAGGCGGAGGCGCCCGCCCTCGCGATGGTCGCGGTCAGCGACGGGTACGGCGTCACGAACGCCTTCCGTTCGCTCGGGGCGCGCGTGGTCGGTGGGGGGCAGACGAACAACCCGTCGGTGCAGGACATCGCCGACGCCGTCCGTTCGGTCGGCGCGGAGACGGTGTTGGTGATGCCGAACAACAAGAACATCGTGATGGCCGCCGAGCGCGTCGACGAGTTGGTGCCCGACCGCGACGTGCGGGTGCTGCCCACCCGGACGTTGGGGCAGGGCCTCGCGGCCGCCGTGGCGTTCCAGGAGGACGGCGACGTCGACGGCGTCGTCGAGGGGATGATGGCGGCGGCGGAGGCGTCCCGCACGCTGGAGGTGACCCTCGCGAGTCGCGACGCGACCCTCGACGGCGTCGCCGTCACCGAGGGGCAGTTCATCGGGCTTCGCGACGGGACGCTGGTCGTGGCCGCGGACGCCGCGGAGGACGTGCTCGCGCGGATGCTCGAGGGGGAGGACGAGGCGGAGGTCGGCACGTTGTTCCACGCCGCGTCGGTCGAGGTGTCGGTGGCGCAGGCCACCGCGGAGCGCCTCGAGGCGGCGGTCGAGGACCTCGAGATCGAGGTGCATCCCGGCGCCCCCGACCTGTACCCCTACCTCCTCGTCCTCGAGTAGGCGGTCGGGGCGGCGCACCGGCGGCGGCGGACGGGCGCGGGGCGCGAGGGCGACGCGCCCGCCCAGGCCCCCACGCCGGTGCGTGGGCCACCGGCCGCGGTTCGGTCCGCGTCTAGGATGAAGGGGTCCCGCTCACGCGGGAGGAACCTGGAGGAGGTCATGCGTCCCGCCACGTCGTCCGCCGTCCGTACCGCCCTCGCCGCCGCCCTCGCCGCGGTCCTGCTCGCCGCGTGCGAGATCACCATCACGCCCGGCCCCACCTACGAGCGCCCGACCCCCGACGTGGCCGACCTGCGCGACGCGGCGCCGTTCGACGAGGCGTTCCTGAGCGACGGAGAGACCGCGTCGTGGGAGGTCCGCATCTCCCGCTTCGATGGCGATCAGGTCGTCTTCATGACCGACGGCGACGTCCTGCGCCTGCGCGACGCGAGCGGTCGCGTCGTCGCTTCGTCGGTGGTCGCCAACCGGTTCGTGGAGGGGGACGTCGTCCCCTTCGCCGTCCCGGCGATCACGGTCGAACCGACCGACCCCGGTGCGTGGCGGTGCGAGGCGGGACCGTGCGTGGCGGTGCCCGCGCCCGACGTCCCCGAGGTCGTGACGGTCGAGGTGGAGCGCTCGGGCTTCGGGAGCGCCTGGACCGACGTCTACGCCGCCGGGATGGCGTTCTACGACCCGGCCGAACCGACGAACGACGATCCCGACGGCGCGGTACGCCTCCGGAACGACGCGGTCGCGGCGCACGCGATCGAGACGATCGGGGACGTCGACCGCTTCGTGGTCGACGAGGAAGGCCGGTACGACGTCGCCCCCGCCTTCGACCTCGACCTGCGCGTCACCGTCCGCGGGGGCGGCGAGGCGCTCGACTACCGCCTGGAGGCCGGCGACCCGCCCGGGTCGGTGTACCTGTTCGCGGGGGACACCGTCGTCGTCGAGGCGGACGACGCGGGGCGCGCGGCGACGGCGGACGGCAGCGCGTACGAGATCGCGCACCCCGCCCAAAGCAGCGAACGGCTCCCACCCGAGTGAGGCGGCGCGCCCCCCGCCGCGGTGCGGTCCGCGCCCTCCTCGGGGCCTGCGTCGTGGTCGCGACGTCGGGGTGGGGGACGGCGCAGCCGGACGGCTGTCCCCCCGCCGCGGCGGACCCGGCGGCGCAGGCGTTGCTGGCGATCGAGGGGGCGCTGCCCGACGCGGCGTCGGTCCTCGCGAAGGGGCCCGACCGGACGCTCCTCGAGCGCGTCCGTGCGGGCGACGACGAGGTCGACCTGTTGGCGGTCGCGAGCGCCGCGTACGGGGTGGCGGTGCCGCCCGGGACGCCCGACGTGGACGCCTGGCGCGCCTGGACCGACGTCGCGGCGGAGGCCGTCACGGCGTACGCCGTGCTCCTCGAGGCGGCCCCCGGGGAGGTCGTCGCGCAGGGCACCTACTGGGCCAGCCCGTGGTTGGAACGCCTCACCGTCCGGCGGCTCGACGCGCCGCCCGACGACCCGTACGCGCCCGAGGCGTGGGCGGCGCTCGGGTCGTGCCGCGTGACGCCGGACGGCTGGATCGCGGTGCCGGCCGCGACGCTGCGCGACGTCGCGGGGAACGCGCCGGAGCGCTACGCCTACCTCGCGCCGGAGGGCCCCGACGGGCGCGACCTGCCGGGCGTCTGGATCGACGCGGCGGACCTCCCCGACGCGGTGCGGTTCGACCACCCCGCGGTCCGCGACGCGGACCGCTTCCACGCCTGGTTCGCCGGCCCCCCGCTTCCGTTCCTCGTGTGGGCGTCGGTCGTGCCGCAGGTGCGGTCCAGCGTCGATCCGGACGCGTTGCTCACGACGGTCCTGGAGATCGCCGGGTTCTGACGCGCTCGCGTCAGGGGCCGCGTGCAGCGACCGCGTCCCGCACGGCGCGCTGCATGGCGGCCGCCGCCGTCCGAGCGCTGGCGGCGGGGTCGTCCCCGCCCGCGTGCGTGAGGCTCCGACTGGCGCTCACGACCGCCCCGAACCCGTCGGCGTCGAAGGCGGCGGCGACGTCGGTCGCGTCCGCCCCCTGCGCACCGTAGCCGGGCACGAGCAGGACCGCGTGGGGGAGACGCGCCCGCGCGCGGGCGAGGGCGTCCGGATGCGTCCCGCCCACCACCGCCCCGAACGGCCCGTACCCGCGGACGTCGAGGCGTCCCTCCCGCGCGCGGGCGGTCCACAGGTCGGCGACGTGGTCGGCGACGGAGCGTCCGTCGGCCAGCGCGAGGTCCTGCAGGTCCGCGCCGCCGGGGTTGCTGGTACGGACCAGGGCGAACAGCCCGCGGCCCTCCGCCTCCGCCGCCGCCGCGAACGGCTCCAGTGCGTCCATCCCGAGGTACGGGTTCACCGTGAGGGCGTCGGCGACGAACGGACCGTCGCGGAGGTACGCGTCGGCGTAGGCGTCGGCGGTACTGCCGACGTCGCCGCGTTTCGCGTCGAGGATGGCGGGCAGCCCGAGCGTCCGGGCGTCGACCAGGAGTTGCGCGAGGCCGATCCAGCCGGGGATGCCGAGCCGCTCGAAGAACGCCGCTTGGAACTTCACGCACGCCAGGTGGTCCGCCGCCGCCTCCAGTTGGGCCCGGTGGTAGGCCGTGACGGCCTTCGCGACCTGCGCGCCGTCCCCCCCGAACCGGTCCGGGTGGGTCGAGGGATGCGCGTGCGGCCGCGGGTCGATCCCCATGCAAACCGCCGTCCCGAGCGCCTCCATGCGGGCGTGGAGCGCCTCGACGAACGGTGTCCGGGGATCGTCGCCGTCGTCGGGGGGCACTAGGCGGCGGCCCGACCGTGGCAGTGCTTGTACTTCTTGCCGCTGCCGCAGGGGCACGGGTCGTTCCGCCCGACCTTGTCGCCCACCTCGACCGGTTTCGTCTTGCTCTGCGCCTGGCCGCCCCTCGCGGCGCCCGTGAGGGCGGCGAGGCCGGCGGGGGTCCCGCCGTCGTCGTACGTGACGTTGCGGCGGGTCTCGGTCCGCTCGAGCGAGGTGTCGCTCTGCACCTGGACGCGGAACAACAACTTCGCGACGTTCAGGCGGATGGTGGCCTTCATCTCCTCGAAGAGGTTGTAGCCCTCGAAGGCGTACTCCTGCAGCGGGTTGCGCTGGCCGTACCCGCGCAGGCCGATCCCCTGCCGCAGGACGTCCATCGCGTGCAGGTGTTCCTTCCAGTGCTGGTCGACGGTCTGCAGCACGATGTAGCGCTCGAGGTCGCGCATGAGGGCGCTCCCGAACTCCGCTTCGCGCGCGGCGTACGCCGCCTCGATCTCCGGGACCAGGAGGTCCGTGGCGTCGTCGGGATCCATGCCGCGGAGGCGTTCGAAGTCGAACCCCTCGAGCGGCGGGAGGGCGTCGAGGATCGCTTGGCGCAACTCGCCGATCTCCATCTCCTCGGGCTCGAGCTGCGGGTTGAGGGTGGCTTGCACCTGCGCGTCGACGTACTCCGCGATCATGTCCTGGACGTCGTCGGCGATGTCGTTGCCGAGCAGGATGTCGCGCCGCTGCTTGTAGATCACTTCGCGCTGCTTGCTCATGACGTTGTCGTACTCGAGCAGCTGCTTGCGGATCCCCAGGTTGCGGTCCTCGACGCGTTTCTGGGCGCGTTCGATGGCGCCGGACACCATCTTCGCTTCGATCGGTTGGGTGTCGTCCATCCCCAGGCGGTCCATCATGCCGAGCACCCGCTCGCTGGCGAAGAGCTGCATGAGGTCGTCCTCGAAGGAGACGTAGAAGCGGCTGGAGCCGGGGTCGCCCTGCCGGCCGGAGCGGCCGCGCAACTGGTTGTCGATGCGGCGCGCCTCGTGCCGTTCGGTCCCGATGATGTGCAGGCCGCCCGCCGCGAGGACCTTCTCCTGGTCGGCGCGGGCCTCGTCGCGGAGGCGTTCGAGCTTCGAGAGCACGTCGGGGGGGAGCCCCTCGAGGCGGCGGGCGATCGCCTGCGCGTCGTCCATGCGGTCGCGCATGACCGACTTGATCAACAACTCCGTGTCGCTGTCGTAGCGGTCGAACCCCTCGCGCGCCAGCAGCTGCCGACCGAGCGCTTCGGGGTTCCCCCCGAGCACGATGTCGGTCCCGCGCCCCGCCATGTTGGTGCTGATCGTCACGGCCCCACTCCGGCCGGCCTGCGACACGATCTCCGCTTCGCGGTCGTGGAACTTCGCGTTCAGCACCTCGTGCGGGATGCCGCGCCGCTTCAGCATCGTCGCGAGCGTCTCCGACGCCTCGATGGTGACGGTGCCGACGAGGATCGGTTGGCCGGTCGCGTGGATCTCCGCGATCTCTTCGACGACCGCTTCGAACTTGCCCTGCACCGTGCGGTAGACGACGTCCTCGAAGTCCTTGCGGACGACCGGCTCGTTGGTGGGGATCACGAGGACGTCGCTTTCGTAGATCTCCTGGAACTCCTTCTCGTCGGTCTTCGCGGTCCCCGTCATCCCGGCGATCTTGTCGTAGAGCTTGAAGAAGTTCTGGTACGTCACCGTCGCGAGCGTCTGGTTCTCCCGCTCGATCTTGACGCCCTCCTTCGCTTCGATCGCTTGGTGCAGGCCCTCCCCGAAGCGACGCCCGGGCATCAGACGGCCGGTGAACTCGTCGACGATGACGATGCCGCCCGCCTCGTCCTTCACGTACTGCTGGTCGATGGCGTAGTGCTCCTTCGCCCGCAACGCCTGGCGCAGCATGTGGCCGAGCTCCATGTTCTCGTGACTGAAGATGTCGTCGATCTTCAGCAGGTCCTCCGCCTTGGCGATGCCCTGCTCGGTGAGGTGGACGTCCTTCGTCTTGCCGTCCGCCGTGTAGTCACCGGTGGGGGGGACGTCCTCCCCCTCGCCCGGCTCGCCCCGCTCGAGCTGCTTGGCGACCTTCGCCATCGTGAAGTACTTGTCGGTGGCGACCTCCGCGGGACCGGAGATGATCAACGGCGTGCGCGCCTCGTCGATGAGGATCGAGTCGACCTCGTCGATGATCGCGTAGTGCATCGGCGTCTCTTCACGCAGCACGAGCTGGTCGGGGCGCAACGCCATGTTGTCGCGCAGGTAGTCGAAGCCCAACTCCGAGTTCGTGATGTAGGTGACGTCGCGGCGGTACATCTCGCGCCGCGTGGCGTTGTCGTGCCCGTGCTCGATGACGCCGGCCGTCAACCCCAAGCCGCGATAGACCGGCCCCATCCACTCCGCGCCGGTCCGCGCCAGGTAGTCGTTCGTGGTGACCAGGTGGCTCCCCATGCCGTCCAAGGCGTTCAGGACCAACGCCAACGTCGCGACGAGGGTCTTGCCCTCCCCGGTCTTCATCTCCGCGATGCGGCCGTAGTGGAGCGCCGCCGCCCCGATCAACTGCACGTCGTAGTGCCGCAGGCCCAGGTAGCGCTTCGCGGATTCGCGCGTGAGCGCGAACGACTCGGGCAGGAGCGCCTCGAGGGTCTCGCCGCCCTCGCGGCGGGCCCTCAGTGCGGCGTAGGCCGCGACGAGGTCGTCGACCGCCTCCATGTCCGCTTCGAGCGCGTTGACCGCGCCGACCACCTCGTTCTCGAGGCGGCCGACCTCGCGGTCGTTGCCGTCGAACATCTTCTGCAGGAATCCGAGCATGCCGGGGTGAGCTCCCTCCGTGCGGAGCGACGTCCGGGACGGACCCCGCGCCCCGCTTCACGCCCCGGAGTGTAGCACCGCGCGCCCGCGCGCCCGTCGGCCGGACGGCTCAAGGGCGACGCACCTCGGTGACGGCGTTGCTGCCGTAGCGGCGGACGCGGGGCGCGGCCGCCCCGAGCCGCGCGAGGGGGCCCTCGAGGGCGGCGGCGGCGTCGAACCGCGTCGGGTGCTGCAGCAGCCAACGACCGCCGGGCGCGACCCCGCCGGCCTCGAGGACCGCCGCGAAGATCCGCGCGAGGTCGTCGGGGTAGGGCGGCGCGACGAACGTCACGCCGTATGCGTCGGGCCGGTCCCGCGCCACGCGCAGCGCGTCCGCCTCGAGCACCTCGACGTCCAGGCCGGCCCGCCGTGCGTTGCGGCGCAGGACCGCCGCCGCCGCGCTGGAGCGTTCGACCAGCGTCACCGGGAAGCCGCGGCTGGCGGCCTCGAGACCGATGGCGCCGGTGCCGGCGTACAGGTCCAGGAACGGGGTGCGGGGCGCGAACTGCAGCGCGTCGAACACCGCCTCGCGCAAGCGCGAGGGGCTCGGCCGGGTCCCGCGCCGCGGGGTGTCGAGGACGGCGCCCTTCGCGACGCCCCCGAGGATCCTCAGGTCCTTCACGGCTTCACCATCGCACGGAGGCGCGCGGTATCGTCCACGCCGTGATGCGGACGTTGGCGCCGGACGAGTGGGTGTGGTTCCTGTCGCGGAGCCTGCACTACCTCGGGCACGACGACCCGGTGGGGTTGGCGCGCCGCTTCGGGGCGCGGGTGCGC
The sequence above is drawn from the Trueperaceae bacterium genome and encodes:
- the pyrF gene encoding orotidine-5'-phosphate decarboxylase, producing the protein MPPDDGDDPRTPFVEALHARMEALGTAVCMGIDPRPHAHPSTHPDRFGGDGAQVAKAVTAYHRAQLEAAADHLACVKFQAAFFERLGIPGWIGLAQLLVDARTLGLPAILDAKRGDVGSTADAYADAYLRDGPFVADALTVNPYLGMDALEPFAAAAEAEGRGLFALVRTSNPGGADLQDLALADGRSVADHVADLWTARAREGRLDVRGYGPFGAVVGGTHPDALARARARLPHAVLLVPGYGAQGADATDVAAAFDADGFGAVVSASRSLTHAGGDDPAASARTAAAAMQRAVRDAVAARGP
- the secA gene encoding preprotein translocase subunit SecA, whose translation is MLGFLQKMFDGNDREVGRLENEVVGAVNALEADMEAVDDLVAAYAALRARREGGETLEALLPESFALTRESAKRYLGLRHYDVQLIGAAALHYGRIAEMKTGEGKTLVATLALVLNALDGMGSHLVTTNDYLARTGAEWMGPVYRGLGLTAGVIEHGHDNATRREMYRRDVTYITNSELGFDYLRDNMALRPDQLVLREETPMHYAIIDEVDSILIDEARTPLIISGPAEVATDKYFTMAKVAKQLERGEPGEGEDVPPTGDYTADGKTKDVHLTEQGIAKAEDLLKIDDIFSHENMELGHMLRQALRAKEHYAIDQQYVKDEAGGIVIVDEFTGRLMPGRRFGEGLHQAIEAKEGVKIERENQTLATVTYQNFFKLYDKIAGMTGTAKTDEKEFQEIYESDVLVIPTNEPVVRKDFEDVVYRTVQGKFEAVVEEIAEIHATGQPILVGTVTIEASETLATMLKRRGIPHEVLNAKFHDREAEIVSQAGRSGAVTISTNMAGRGTDIVLGGNPEALGRQLLAREGFDRYDSDTELLIKSVMRDRMDDAQAIARRLEGLPPDVLSKLERLRDEARADQEKVLAAGGLHIIGTERHEARRIDNQLRGRSGRQGDPGSSRFYVSFEDDLMQLFASERVLGMMDRLGMDDTQPIEAKMVSGAIERAQKRVEDRNLGIRKQLLEYDNVMSKQREVIYKQRRDILLGNDIADDVQDMIAEYVDAQVQATLNPQLEPEEMEIGELRQAILDALPPLEGFDFERLRGMDPDDATDLLVPEIEAAYAAREAEFGSALMRDLERYIVLQTVDQHWKEHLHAMDVLRQGIGLRGYGQRNPLQEYAFEGYNLFEEMKATIRLNVAKLLFRVQVQSDTSLERTETRRNVTYDDGGTPAGLAALTGAARGGQAQSKTKPVEVGDKVGRNDPCPCGSGKKYKHCHGRAAA
- a CDS encoding RsmD family RNA methyltransferase encodes the protein MKDLRILGGVAKGAVLDTPRRGTRPSPSRLREAVFDALQFAPRTPFLDLYAGTGAIGLEAASRGFPVTLVERSSAAAAVLRRNARRAGLDVEVLEADALRVARDRPDAYGVTFVAPPYPDDLARIFAAVLEAGGVAPGGRWLLQHPTRFDAAAALEGPLARLGAAAPRVRRYGSNAVTEVRRP